The following are encoded in a window of Flavobacteriales bacterium genomic DNA:
- the rffA gene encoding dTDP-4-amino-4,6-dideoxygalactose transaminase, with the protein MPAPIPFNRSSIIGDEMRHIHDALAIGQVAGDQTFSRRCQGVLEAVTGSGKALLTTSCTHALEMTALLLRIGEGDEVIIPDFTFVSTANAFALRGAKPVFCDVRPDTFNIDERLIEALITPRTKAIVPVHYAGVGCEMEAILDIAARHGLAVVEDNAHGLFGRYKGRPLGSFGALATQSFHETKNITCGEGGALLVNDMSLVARAEILREKGTDRARFFRGEVDKYSWVDLGSSYVMSDVLAAFLFGQLERWEEVQARRRTIWERYDQALGEWADLAGIRRPIVPGHCDQAWHMYHLLMPSLQDRTDFIAHLAAQDIKAVFHYLPLHLSEYAARWGGRPGDHPVSEDVSDRLVRLPFYTSLSEEDQGRVIDAVVRFRPGLAGSAHR; encoded by the coding sequence ATGCCAGCGCCGATCCCCTTCAATCGATCCTCCATCATCGGGGATGAGATGCGCCACATCCACGATGCGTTGGCGATCGGCCAGGTGGCCGGCGACCAGACCTTCTCCCGTCGTTGCCAGGGTGTGCTGGAAGCGGTGACCGGCAGTGGCAAGGCGTTGCTCACCACCTCCTGCACCCACGCGTTGGAGATGACGGCCCTGCTTCTGCGGATAGGTGAAGGGGATGAGGTGATCATACCGGACTTCACCTTCGTTTCCACGGCGAACGCCTTCGCCCTGCGCGGTGCGAAACCCGTGTTCTGCGATGTGCGGCCCGATACGTTCAACATCGATGAGCGGCTCATCGAGGCGCTCATTACACCTCGCACCAAGGCCATCGTGCCGGTGCACTACGCGGGCGTGGGTTGCGAGATGGAGGCCATCCTGGATATCGCGGCGCGTCACGGCCTGGCGGTGGTGGAGGACAATGCGCACGGCCTGTTCGGGCGATACAAGGGCCGGCCGCTGGGATCCTTCGGCGCACTCGCCACGCAGAGCTTCCACGAGACCAAGAACATCACCTGCGGAGAGGGTGGGGCTTTGCTCGTGAACGACATGTCGCTGGTGGCAAGGGCCGAGATCCTACGCGAGAAGGGCACGGACCGCGCGCGCTTCTTCCGGGGCGAAGTGGACAAGTACTCCTGGGTGGATCTCGGCTCCAGTTATGTGATGAGCGACGTGCTCGCGGCATTTCTCTTCGGCCAGCTGGAGCGTTGGGAGGAGGTGCAGGCCAGAAGACGCACCATCTGGGAGCGGTATGACCAAGCCCTGGGAGAATGGGCGGATCTTGCAGGCATCCGTCGTCCCATCGTACCCGGGCATTGCGATCAGGCCTGGCACATGTACCATCTGCTGATGCCCTCGCTCCAGGACCGCACGGACTTCATCGCGCACCTGGCCGCGCAGGACATCAAGGCGGTGTTCCACTACCTGCCGCTTCATCTCAGCGAGTACGCCGCACGCTGGGGAGGTCGCCCGGGCGATCATCCGGTGAGCGAGGACGTGAGCGATCGTTTGGTGCGCCTGCCTTTCTACACCAGCCTTTCAGAGGAGGACCAGGGGCGGGTGATCGACGCGGTGGTCCGCTTCAGGCCCGGGCTTGCTGGCAGTGCCCACCGTTGA
- a CDS encoding elongation factor G — translation MNTFDAKHIKNIALLGSHGSGKTTLAETMLFEAGLITRRGRIEDKNTVSDHHPLEHERGSSVYSTVLHTEWRNYKINIIDTPGLDDLVGETIPALRTADTCVLLLGAHHGVEVGSELVWDHIAQYDRPVILGVNALDHPNADFDGTVAQAKEIFGPAVTVMQYPVEQGEGFHRIIDLLKMKMYVFKDDGGKPEKQDIPENEKERAETLHKELVEKAAENDEALMEKYFEHGELDENDMRLGLRKGMMARTCFPVFCLSALRNMGSGRLMGFIDNVAPCSIDMPPARLADGGTLERKADGPTVLFTFKTVIEPRAGHITLFKVMSGQLKEGQDLVNDNTGTTERINQLFIVDGKERKPVKQLAAGDIGGTIKLKDTATAHTLHSPGVSVKLRPIDFPGPRLWLTVKATDQKMEEKLHAALVEIQKEDPTIVLKYNRETGEQLIGSQGELHLNLLKWKLDHHYKVEPVFGSPRIPYRETIRKPAQASYRHKKQTGGSGQFAEVHMKIEPWYEGIPEPEGMSLRGKEEHDLPTGGKLVFYNCIVGGVIDNKFMPSILKGIMEKMERGPLTGSPARDIRVMVYDGKMHTVDSNDISFKIAGMMAFKEAFQNADPQLMEPIQEVEVRVPTDLMGDVMTDLQGRRSIVMGMEGSGRYQMIKAHTPLAELDRYSTTLRSLTQGRGTYTERFHAYQQVPPELQHRLVSEHKEEGVPA, via the coding sequence ATGAACACCTTCGATGCGAAACACATCAAGAACATCGCCCTCCTGGGATCCCACGGAAGCGGCAAGACCACGCTGGCCGAAACCATGCTCTTCGAAGCGGGTCTTATCACACGCCGCGGCCGTATCGAGGACAAGAACACCGTAAGCGACCACCACCCGCTGGAGCACGAACGCGGCAGCAGCGTTTACAGCACCGTGCTGCACACCGAGTGGCGCAACTACAAGATCAATATCATCGACACCCCCGGGCTGGACGACCTTGTGGGCGAGACCATCCCCGCCCTGCGTACCGCCGACACCTGCGTTCTGCTGCTGGGCGCGCACCACGGCGTGGAGGTGGGCAGCGAACTCGTCTGGGATCACATCGCACAATACGACCGCCCGGTGATCCTGGGCGTGAACGCGCTGGACCACCCGAACGCCGACTTCGACGGTACGGTGGCCCAGGCGAAGGAGATCTTCGGCCCCGCCGTTACCGTGATGCAATACCCCGTGGAGCAGGGCGAGGGCTTCCACCGCATCATCGACCTGCTGAAGATGAAGATGTACGTCTTCAAGGATGATGGCGGCAAGCCCGAGAAACAGGATATCCCGGAGAACGAGAAGGAGCGCGCCGAGACCCTGCACAAGGAACTGGTGGAGAAGGCCGCCGAGAACGATGAGGCCCTCATGGAGAAATACTTCGAGCACGGCGAACTGGATGAGAACGACATGCGCCTCGGCCTGCGCAAAGGCATGATGGCCCGCACCTGCTTCCCGGTGTTCTGCCTCAGCGCGTTGCGCAACATGGGCAGCGGCCGCCTCATGGGCTTCATCGACAATGTGGCCCCCTGCTCCATCGACATGCCACCCGCCCGTCTGGCCGACGGTGGCACCCTGGAACGCAAGGCGGATGGACCCACCGTACTGTTCACCTTCAAGACCGTGATCGAGCCGCGCGCCGGCCACATCACGCTCTTCAAGGTGATGAGCGGCCAACTGAAAGAAGGCCAGGACCTGGTGAACGACAACACCGGCACCACCGAGCGCATCAATCAACTCTTCATCGTGGACGGCAAGGAACGCAAGCCGGTGAAGCAGCTGGCCGCGGGTGACATCGGCGGCACCATCAAGTTGAAGGACACCGCCACGGCGCACACCCTCCACTCACCGGGCGTGTCGGTGAAACTGCGTCCCATCGACTTCCCCGGCCCTCGCTTGTGGCTTACGGTGAAGGCCACGGACCAGAAGATGGAGGAGAAGCTGCATGCCGCGTTGGTGGAGATCCAAAAGGAGGACCCGACCATCGTGCTGAAATACAACCGCGAAACGGGAGAGCAACTGATCGGGTCGCAGGGCGAGTTGCACCTGAACCTGCTGAAGTGGAAGCTGGACCACCACTACAAGGTGGAGCCGGTGTTCGGCAGTCCAAGGATCCCCTACCGGGAGACCATCCGCAAGCCAGCGCAGGCCAGCTACCGCCACAAGAAGCAGACGGGCGGCAGCGGCCAGTTCGCCGAGGTGCACATGAAGATCGAGCCCTGGTACGAAGGCATCCCCGAACCTGAAGGCATGAGCTTGCGTGGCAAGGAGGAGCACGACCTGCCCACCGGCGGCAAGCTGGTGTTCTACAACTGCATCGTGGGCGGTGTGATCGACAACAAGTTCATGCCCAGCATCCTCAAGGGCATCATGGAGAAGATGGAACGCGGCCCGCTGACCGGTTCGCCCGCGCGGGACATCCGGGTGATGGTGTACGACGGCAAGATGCACACGGTGGACAGCAACGACATCAGCTTCAAGATCGCGGGCATGATGGCCTTCAAGGAGGCATTCCAGAACGCCGATCCGCAGCTGATGGAGCCCATCCAGGAGGTCGAGGTGCGCGTGCCCACCGACCTGATGGGCGATGTGATGACCGACCTGCAGGGGCGCCGCAGCATCGTGATGGGCATGGAGGGCAGTGGCCGCTACCAGATGATCAAGGCCCACACCCCGTTGGCCGAGCTGGACCGCTACAGCACCACGCTGCGCAGCCTCACCCAAGGCCGGGGCACCTATACGGAGCGCTTCCATGCCTACCAGCAGGTGCCGCCGGAACTGCAGCACAGGCTGGTGAGCGAGCACAAGGAGGAAGGCGTGCCCGCTTGA
- a CDS encoding T9SS type A sorting domain-containing protein: protein MYRSFLISLAVAAAFHAQAQSVTHRVLVLNEGYYDFGGGGQLVPVSLGAFDPSTGTYGTVAVIEGPRFGSDLLVHAGSIYVAADDRVLRYDLESYTLLASAEVIGVRKLAVWNDRLLLTRGELGGLPHYFEAREIASLDLVQAITPADGLPYAVEDVLVVGDLAYLAVGNAFEWGNMQGRIGIVDLPTMSYTGEVDLGPQGLNPEKLMLHDGDILAFNNKDFSTSSISRVNTVDASLTYTVDVTVNSSCAASARVEANALVYFMEYAQNELARFDPTSGAVADTLTGSPAIYGLLEDPINGVLYGTTTDFFSTGALHVMSLQGEVLSTVAVGVAPGNLALDIRQATSVPDRASAAPRVFPNPATDLVSVSGTAVKAGQWIAIHDSMGRRVMEQQVRTDGQQSLELTGLAQGAYVLRVGEGPGSRFIKH from the coding sequence ATGTACCGTTCATTCCTCATTTCCCTGGCAGTGGCCGCGGCGTTCCATGCGCAGGCCCAATCGGTGACGCACCGCGTGCTGGTGCTCAACGAAGGCTACTACGACTTCGGTGGCGGCGGGCAACTCGTACCCGTGTCGCTTGGTGCCTTTGATCCATCCACCGGAACCTACGGGACCGTGGCCGTGATCGAAGGGCCACGCTTCGGCAGCGATCTGCTGGTGCATGCGGGTTCCATCTATGTGGCCGCTGACGACCGGGTGCTGCGCTACGACCTGGAGAGCTATACGCTGCTGGCCAGTGCGGAGGTCATCGGTGTACGCAAGCTGGCGGTGTGGAACGATAGGCTGTTGCTGACCCGGGGCGAACTCGGCGGATTGCCGCACTACTTCGAAGCGCGCGAGATCGCTTCGCTGGACCTCGTGCAGGCGATCACCCCTGCGGATGGCTTGCCTTATGCGGTGGAAGACGTGCTGGTGGTGGGCGATCTGGCCTACCTCGCCGTGGGCAACGCCTTCGAATGGGGCAATATGCAGGGCCGCATCGGCATTGTGGACCTGCCCACCATGTCCTACACCGGCGAGGTGGACCTCGGCCCCCAGGGTCTCAACCCCGAGAAACTCATGCTGCACGATGGGGACATCCTGGCCTTCAACAACAAGGATTTCAGCACCAGCAGCATCAGCCGCGTGAACACTGTGGATGCTTCCCTGACCTATACCGTGGATGTGACGGTGAACTCCAGTTGTGCGGCATCGGCCCGTGTGGAAGCCAATGCTCTGGTCTACTTCATGGAGTACGCCCAGAACGAGCTGGCCCGCTTCGATCCCACGTCCGGCGCCGTGGCCGACACGCTCACCGGCAGCCCCGCCATCTACGGCCTGCTCGAGGACCCCATCAACGGCGTGCTCTATGGCACCACCACCGATTTCTTCAGCACCGGTGCGTTGCATGTAATGAGCCTGCAAGGGGAGGTGCTCTCCACCGTGGCGGTGGGTGTGGCGCCCGGCAACCTGGCGCTGGATATCCGGCAGGCCACGTCCGTGCCCGATCGTGCCAGCGCAGCACCGCGGGTCTTCCCCAATCCGGCCACCGATCTGGTCTCCGTGTCCGGAACAGCGGTGAAGGCCGGCCAGTGGATCGCCATCCACGATTCCATGGGCAGGCGGGTGATGGAGCAGCAGGTGCGCACCGATGGCCAGCAGTCGCTGGAATTGACCGGCCTGGCGCAGGGCGCTTATGTACTGCGTGTGGGCGAAGGCCCCGGATCGCGCTTCATCAAACACTGA
- a CDS encoding nuclear transport factor 2 family protein, protein MMVASCSSDQDNRFTSTDAHAINAVLANQEAAWDRGDIEGFMQGYVDTVCFVSRGRMTCGREAVTANYRKNYPDGAAMGDLTFGVDEIVPAGGAHAWLTGTWRLERVADTLSGGFALLWAKGPEGWRIARDLSH, encoded by the coding sequence ATGATGGTGGCTTCGTGCTCGTCAGACCAGGACAACCGTTTCACCTCCACCGATGCGCATGCCATAAATGCCGTCCTGGCCAACCAAGAAGCCGCCTGGGACCGGGGCGACATCGAGGGCTTCATGCAGGGCTATGTGGACACCGTGTGCTTCGTGTCGCGCGGGCGCATGACCTGCGGGCGCGAAGCCGTTACCGCCAACTACCGGAAGAATTATCCGGACGGGGCCGCCATGGGGGACCTGACCTTCGGTGTGGACGAGATCGTGCCGGCGGGTGGGGCACACGCCTGGCTCACGGGTACCTGGCGGCTGGAACGCGTGGCCGACACACTTTCCGGAGGCTTCGCGCTGTTGTGGGCAAAGGGGCCGGAAGGCTGGCGCATCGCCCGCGACCTGAGCCATTGA
- a CDS encoding rhomboid family intramembrane serine protease, with protein MIDSVTLLLVILNVLVSLAAFNDRRLFTALLFEPFVIRARGGWHRFITHAFIHANWPHLLVNMFVLYMFGRNVEMLLPMLTPLPATLVFLGLYLGAIVVSSIPAYRRHMHDPNYRAVGASGAVSAVLFAQILMMPTTEVAFLFIPVPMPAWVFGLLYLAYSWYMDKRGGDNVAHDAHFYGAVYGVLYMGLLAPHLVLDIGGFQRTLGI; from the coding sequence GTGATCGACAGCGTCACCCTCCTCCTCGTCATCCTCAACGTGCTCGTGTCCCTCGCGGCCTTCAACGACCGCAGGCTCTTCACGGCGCTGCTCTTCGAACCCTTCGTGATCCGCGCGCGTGGCGGCTGGCACCGCTTCATCACCCATGCCTTCATCCACGCCAACTGGCCGCACCTGCTGGTGAACATGTTCGTGCTGTACATGTTCGGCCGCAACGTGGAGATGTTGCTGCCCATGCTCACCCCACTGCCCGCCACACTGGTCTTCCTCGGCCTTTACCTGGGGGCCATCGTGGTGTCGTCCATTCCCGCCTACCGCCGCCACATGCACGACCCCAACTACCGGGCGGTGGGGGCCAGCGGCGCGGTGAGCGCGGTGCTCTTCGCGCAGATCCTGATGATGCCCACCACCGAGGTGGCCTTCCTCTTCATTCCCGTGCCCATGCCGGCCTGGGTCTTCGGCCTGCTCTACCTGGCCTATTCCTGGTACATGGACAAGCGTGGTGGCGACAACGTGGCGCACGACGCGCACTTCTATGGAGCGGTCTACGGCGTACTGTACATGGGGCTGCTGGCGCCGCATCTGGTGCTCGACATCGGCGGCTTCCAACGCACACTCGGCATCTGA
- a CDS encoding HAD family hydrolase, with the protein MARKAIFLDRDGVLNRERGEHTWRLEDFEVLPDVPMALARAQAAGWSLVVITNQSGIGLGLYGHAEVERLHRYLHAMLTEQGVSLMDILYCPHHPTRGKCLCRKPGSLLLERAIARHGLDPGASVFIGDRARDLEAASGAGVRGILVEANGPLMPVLEKHALIP; encoded by the coding sequence ATGGCACGCAAGGCGATCTTTCTGGACCGCGATGGCGTGTTGAACCGCGAACGCGGCGAGCACACCTGGCGCCTGGAGGATTTCGAGGTGCTGCCTGATGTGCCCATGGCGCTGGCACGTGCACAGGCGGCCGGCTGGTCCCTGGTGGTGATCACCAACCAGAGCGGCATCGGCCTGGGTCTCTACGGCCACGCGGAGGTGGAGCGGCTTCATCGCTACCTTCACGCCATGCTCACGGAACAGGGCGTATCTCTGATGGACATCCTTTATTGTCCGCACCATCCGACCCGGGGGAAGTGCCTGTGCCGCAAGCCGGGTTCCCTGCTCCTGGAGCGCGCCATCGCGCGTCACGGCCTCGATCCCGGGGCGTCGGTCTTCATCGGCGATCGTGCGCGTGACCTGGAGGCGGCCTCTGGAGCCGGCGTACGCGGCATCCTGGTGGAGGCGAACGGACCACTCATGCCCGTGTTGGAGAAGCATGCGCTGATCCCATGA
- a CDS encoding aminotransferase class IV family protein, producing MKDLVNVNGEVVPGDKPAITLDNRAFHYGDGLFESLRLVDGRPCFVDAHWARLTTGAALLRITLPPTLDRANFERWIVELSKLTGRDSARCRFTLYRGGGGHYRPEKHEGAFTIEVKPMEDRYHTLNEQGLMVDIWPEMRKPINELSRHKTLNCQYYIMAALWSEQRGLDDCLLQNERGNIIESSSGNLFIVSNGVLYTPSLSDGCLGGVMRAQVINLALANGIKVYECSLNPQNLLAADELFFTNAVRGIRWVGTYRTKRYTNRQSKTITDLLVAATRG from the coding sequence ATGAAGGACCTGGTGAACGTGAACGGCGAAGTGGTGCCGGGCGACAAGCCGGCGATCACGCTGGACAACCGCGCCTTCCACTATGGTGATGGGCTCTTCGAGAGCCTCCGCCTGGTGGATGGCAGGCCCTGCTTCGTGGACGCGCACTGGGCCAGGCTCACCACCGGTGCGGCCCTGCTGCGCATCACCCTGCCGCCCACCCTGGACCGCGCCAACTTCGAGCGCTGGATCGTGGAATTGTCCAAGCTCACGGGCCGCGACAGCGCGCGTTGCCGTTTCACCCTCTACCGGGGCGGTGGTGGCCACTACCGTCCCGAGAAGCATGAGGGCGCCTTCACCATCGAGGTGAAGCCCATGGAGGATCGTTACCACACCCTGAACGAACAGGGCCTGATGGTGGACATCTGGCCGGAGATGCGCAAGCCCATCAACGAGCTCTCCCGTCACAAGACGCTCAACTGCCAGTACTACATCATGGCCGCTTTGTGGAGCGAGCAGCGTGGGCTGGACGATTGCCTGCTGCAGAATGAGCGCGGCAACATCATCGAGAGCAGCAGCGGCAACCTCTTCATCGTGAGCAACGGTGTGCTCTACACGCCATCGCTCAGTGATGGTTGCCTGGGCGGCGTGATGCGCGCGCAGGTCATCAACCTGGCGCTGGCCAACGGCATCAAGGTGTACGAGTGCTCCCTCAATCCGCAGAATCTGCTCGCCGCCGACGAGTTGTTCTTCACCAACGCCGTGCGTGGCATCCGCTGGGTGGGCACCTACCGCACCAAGCGCTACACCAACCGGCAGTCGAAGACGATCACCGATCTGCTGGTGGCCGCCACGCGCGGCTAA
- a CDS encoding YqgE/AlgH family protein codes for MAKDPLDLDPRNRHKPARGRLLVSEPFLPDPYFRRTVVLLCEHNHEGSFGFVLNRQMDMNVDDLMENMPPIGTRVGIGGPVQSGNLYYLHTLGPHIEGSVEVVDGVHMGGDYEQLRSILATDPRLSKHVRFFVGYSGWGSSQLEQELEQRSWLVSRADKRRIMNTSTDDLWADTLRAMGREYAPLANFPEDPSLN; via the coding sequence ATGGCGAAGGACCCGCTCGATCTCGATCCCAGGAACCGCCACAAACCGGCGCGTGGCAGGCTGCTCGTGAGCGAGCCCTTCCTCCCCGACCCCTACTTCCGGCGCACGGTGGTGTTGCTGTGCGAGCACAACCACGAGGGTTCCTTCGGCTTCGTGCTGAACCGGCAGATGGACATGAATGTGGACGACCTGATGGAGAACATGCCTCCCATCGGCACCCGCGTGGGGATCGGCGGACCGGTGCAGAGTGGCAACCTCTACTACCTCCATACCCTCGGACCGCACATCGAAGGCAGTGTGGAAGTGGTGGACGGTGTGCACATGGGCGGTGACTATGAACAGTTGCGTTCCATCCTCGCCACCGACCCGCGCCTCTCCAAGCATGTGCGCTTCTTCGTGGGCTATAGCGGCTGGGGCAGCTCGCAGCTGGAGCAGGAACTGGAACAGCGCAGCTGGCTGGTCTCCCGTGCGGACAAGCGACGCATCATGAACACCTCCACGGACGATCTTTGGGCGGACACGCTGCGCGCCATGGGCCGGGAGTACGCCCCGCTGGCCAACTTCCCCGAAGACCCTTCCTTGAATTAG
- the pdxH gene encoding pyridoxamine 5'-phosphate oxidase encodes MEDPRHLPQRKEYEMHELTESEAGDDPIVLFDRWMRDAEAAPDILEPHAMTLATVGSVTLSCRIVLLRSFDKRGFVFFTNYNSRKAMDLERDHRVALNFFWPQLERQVRIEGRAERADDHESDAYFASRPRESRIGAWSSDQSRPAESRASIEERFARWTERFAEGEIPRPLHWGGFRVRPVRIEFWQGRPGRLHDRIAYEAMNDGTWLRTRLQP; translated from the coding sequence ATGGAAGATCCCCGACACCTCCCGCAACGCAAAGAATACGAGATGCACGAACTCACGGAGAGTGAGGCGGGCGACGACCCCATCGTGTTGTTCGATCGTTGGATGCGTGATGCCGAGGCGGCGCCGGACATCCTGGAACCGCACGCGATGACGCTGGCCACGGTGGGCAGCGTGACACTCAGCTGCCGCATCGTACTGCTTCGCTCTTTCGACAAGCGCGGCTTCGTCTTCTTCACCAACTACAACAGCCGCAAGGCGATGGATCTGGAGCGTGACCATCGCGTGGCGCTGAACTTCTTCTGGCCCCAGCTCGAACGGCAGGTGCGTATCGAAGGGCGCGCAGAGCGGGCGGACGACCATGAATCCGACGCGTACTTCGCCTCACGTCCGCGGGAGAGCCGCATCGGTGCATGGAGCAGCGATCAGAGCCGGCCCGCGGAGAGCAGGGCGTCCATCGAAGAACGATTCGCGCGCTGGACGGAACGCTTCGCGGAAGGTGAGATCCCGCGTCCTCTTCACTGGGGCGGTTTCCGTGTGCGGCCGGTGCGCATCGAGTTCTGGCAGGGCAGACCGGGCCGGTTGCACGACCGTATCGCGTACGAGGCGATGAACGACGGCACCTGGTTGCGCACCAGGCTGCAACCGTGA
- a CDS encoding 30S ribosomal protein THX, protein MGKGDMKTKKGKRAARSTGKSRPAKRKTRVAAAKKATAKKAAKKAAPKKAAKKATKKAAPKKAAKKATKKAAKRK, encoded by the coding sequence ATGGGAAAAGGTGACATGAAGACGAAGAAAGGCAAACGTGCTGCTCGCAGCACCGGCAAGAGCCGTCCTGCGAAGCGCAAGACGCGTGTAGCCGCTGCCAAGAAGGCCACTGCGAAGAAGGCCGCCAAGAAAGCAGCTCCGAAGAAGGCTGCGAAGAAGGCGACCAAGAAGGCCGCTCCGAAGAAGGCCGCCAAGAAGGCCACGAAGAAGGCCGCCAAGCGCAAGTGA
- a CDS encoding RNA methyltransferase: MNDQELIGRLSAFVTDERNALFERLAPLRTRHVTAVLEDPYQPHNMSAVVRTCDLLGIQDVHVIERRNSYRVDPEIALGASKWVDVHRHGGSEEGRTKCFADLRAKGYRIVATSPRAEDVTPATIDIDRPLAICFGTEMDGLSDAAIEEADEHLRIPMYGFTESYNLSVSAAIVLYTVIERLRASGVDWRLDAQALASIKLGWLRASIRDAKAIESRLHAEGKDTSPA, encoded by the coding sequence ATGAACGACCAGGAACTGATCGGGCGCTTGTCCGCCTTCGTCACGGATGAACGCAACGCCCTGTTCGAGCGGCTCGCACCATTGCGCACTCGGCATGTCACGGCCGTGCTGGAGGATCCCTACCAGCCACACAACATGAGCGCGGTGGTGCGCACTTGTGACCTGCTCGGCATCCAGGACGTGCATGTGATCGAGCGCCGCAACAGCTACCGCGTCGATCCCGAGATCGCCTTGGGCGCATCCAAGTGGGTGGACGTCCATCGTCATGGAGGATCGGAGGAGGGCCGCACGAAATGCTTCGCCGATCTGCGCGCGAAGGGTTATCGCATCGTCGCCACATCGCCGCGTGCCGAAGATGTCACACCCGCCACGATCGACATCGACCGGCCGCTGGCCATCTGCTTCGGCACCGAGATGGACGGACTCAGTGACGCCGCGATCGAAGAGGCCGACGAACATCTGCGCATACCGATGTACGGCTTCACCGAGAGCTACAACCTTTCCGTGTCGGCGGCGATCGTCCTCTACACCGTGATCGAACGCTTGCGTGCGAGTGGAGTGGATTGGCGACTCGATGCGCAGGCGCTGGCTTCCATCAAGCTTGGATGGTTGCGTGCTTCCATCCGCGACGCGAAGGCCATCGAATCGCGTTTGCACGCTGAAGGAAAGGACACTTCACCTGCTTGA
- a CDS encoding HU family DNA-binding protein, producing the protein MNKAELIESIAADAKISKADAKRALDAFVTSTTKALKKGERVALVGFGTFSVTKRAARKGRNPQTGKEIKIAAKKVVKFKAGADLQNKVK; encoded by the coding sequence CTGAACAAAGCCGAACTGATCGAATCGATCGCAGCCGATGCCAAGATCTCGAAGGCCGATGCCAAGCGTGCCTTGGATGCCTTCGTTACCAGCACCACCAAGGCCCTGAAGAAGGGTGAGCGCGTGGCCCTCGTGGGCTTCGGCACCTTCTCCGTTACCAAGCGCGCCGCCCGCAAAGGCCGCAACCCCCAGACCGGCAAGGAGATCAAGATCGCCGCGAAGAAGGTGGTGAAGTTCAAGGCCGGCGCCGACCTGCAGAACAAGGTGAAGTGA
- the fmt gene encoding methionyl-tRNA formyltransferase encodes MAGTRIIFMGTPLFAVPTLNALVEAGHVVTAVVTAPDRPAGRGKKLRTSPVKDRALELGIPVLQPERLRDPDFLAALDAHAADLYVVVAFRMLPQVVWSRPRLGTINLHASLLPDLRGAAPIQWAVMHGYRSTGLTTFLIREEIDTGDVLLQETLTIGADETAGELHDRMMVMGAALVGRTVHALAEGSIEPRQQRPSGQERSAPKLDPETCRISADMSAARTHDRIRGLSPAPGAWCMLRIGEGPPVHFKLFRSRHAAHDAGAEAGTLLPVDGRLLLRCSDGWLELLEVQTEGRRRMSATELLRGIAGAHRAMPGMRIGD; translated from the coding sequence ATGGCCGGTACGCGCATCATCTTCATGGGCACCCCGCTCTTCGCGGTGCCGACACTGAACGCGCTCGTGGAGGCCGGCCATGTGGTGACCGCCGTGGTCACCGCCCCGGACCGTCCCGCTGGAAGGGGGAAGAAGCTCCGCACTTCCCCGGTGAAGGACCGTGCGCTGGAACTGGGCATACCCGTTCTCCAACCCGAGCGCCTGCGCGATCCGGACTTCCTCGCCGCACTCGATGCGCATGCCGCCGACCTGTACGTGGTGGTGGCCTTCCGCATGTTGCCCCAGGTGGTATGGTCGCGGCCCCGGCTGGGCACCATCAATCTGCACGCCTCCCTCCTGCCCGATCTGCGCGGAGCGGCGCCCATTCAATGGGCGGTCATGCATGGCTACCGCTCCACGGGCCTCACCACCTTCCTCATCCGGGAGGAGATAGATACCGGGGATGTGTTGCTGCAGGAGACCTTGACCATAGGCGCTGATGAGACGGCCGGTGAACTGCATGATAGGATGATGGTCATGGGTGCCGCGCTCGTTGGGCGCACCGTCCATGCGCTTGCCGAGGGATCGATCGAGCCCAGGCAACAACGCCCTTCCGGCCAGGAACGATCCGCTCCGAAACTGGACCCGGAGACCTGCCGCATCAGCGCGGACATGAGCGCCGCACGAACGCACGATCGGATACGAGGCCTGTCCCCCGCACCCGGCGCCTGGTGCATGTTGCGGATCGGTGAAGGGCCACCGGTCCACTTCAAACTGTTCCGCTCCCGCCATGCGGCACACGATGCCGGCGCGGAAGCGGGCACCTTGTTGCCCGTGGATGGACGGCTGCTCCTGCGCTGCTCCGACGGTTGGCTCGAACTGCTTGAAGTGCAGACCGAGGGCAGGCGGCGCATGAGCGCCACCGAACTGCTGCGCGGCATCGCTGGAGCACACCGGGCGATGCCCGGCATGAGGATCGGCGACTGA